CGACAAAAAGCAATTGAAGGAATGGACGGTGCCGAAGGGTGCCACGGACGAGGCCGGAGACGGGGAACTGGTCCGCTTCGAGATAGCGCGCTCGGCGCGCTACGGCGTTCCCACCGCACGCATCGTTGCAAGGCTCGGAAATCCCGAAGCGCAACAAGCCATCAGCCTCATCGCCCTTCATGCGCACGGCATACCGGACGAGTTCCCCCCGGCCGCGATCGCCGAAGCCGATGCCGCGAAGGAAGTCGACCTGGGCTCACGCGTCGACCTGCGCGACGTCCCCCTCCTAACCATCGACCCCGTCGATGCCCGCGACCATGACGATGCTGTCTTCGCGGAAGCGGATACGGGCCCCGACAACGAAGGCGGCTGGATCGTCATCGTCGCCATCGCGGACGTGGCGCATTACATCACGCCCGGCAGCGCGCTCGACAAGGAGGCGCGGAAGCGGGGCAACTCCGTGTACTTCCCCGACCGCGTCGTACCCATGCTGCCGGAGCGCATTTCGAACGAGCTTTGCTCATTGAAGGAAGGCGTCCCGCGCCCCTGCCTCGCGGTCCGCATGGTCTTCGACAAGAACGGCCACAAGAAGAGCCACCGCTTCCTCCGCGGGCTCATGCGATCCGCCGCGAGCCTGTCCTACGAACAGGCCCAAGCGGCCATCGACGGCCGCACCGACGATGCGACGGACCCGTTGCTGGAGACGGTGCTGCGGCCTCTGTGGGGCGCCTATGCGAGCCTCAGCAAGGCCCGCGATGCCCGCGGACCGCTCGAACTCGACTTGCCCGAACGGAAGATCCTGCTGGACGACAAGGGGCGCGTGCGCGGGATCGCGACACCGCCACGGCTCGATGCGCACCGTCTGATCGAAGAGTTCATGATCCAGGCGAATGTCGCCGCCGCCGAGGCGCTCGAAACCAAACGCTCGCCGCTCGTCTACCGCATTCACGACGCGCCTTCGAAGGAGAAGCTCGTGACGCTCGGCGAGTTTCTGGCGACAATCGAGATGAAGCTGCCGAAAGCGGGAATGCTCAAACCGGCGCAGTTCAACCGCATCCTCGCCGACACGCGCAAATCGCCCAACGCCGAACTCGTGGCGGAGGTGGTCCTGCGGAGCCAAAGCCAGGCGGAATACAGCCCCCGCAATCTCGGGCATTTCGGCCTGAACCTGCGCCGCTATGCGCACTTCACCTCGCCGATCCGGCGCTACGCCGACCTGATCGTGCACCGCGCCCTGATCCGGGCTTTCGGCCTCGGCGAAGGCGGTCTGACGGACAGGGAGATCGACGAACTCGAGGAGATCTCGGGCGCCATTTCCGATACGGAACGCCGCGCGATGGCGGCCGAGCGGGACACGGTGGACCGGCTGATCGCGGCCTACCTCGCGGACCGCATCGGGGCCACGTTCACCGCCAAGGTCTCGGGACTCGTACGGTCTGGACTGTTCGTGCGGCTGACCGAGACGGGAGCCGACGGGTTCGTTCCCGCCTCTGCCATCGGACATGAATACTTCTATCACGACGAGGTGCGGCAAGCGCTCGTGGGCGAAGACACCGGCCTCGCCTACCAGCTCGGAGACCCGGTCGAGGTCCGCCTGGTCGAGGCTATCCCAACGGCCGGGGCGCTACGATTTGACATGTTGAGCGAAGGACGCAAGATCGCTAGCTCAAAGGGTCGGCCACGGTCCCGCATCGCGGATAGAAGCAAGATGCACCAGCGCGGGAAGCCGCGCGGCGGACGGTCGAGGAAGCGGCGGTAATCAAGCGCCGACAATCAAGGGCCCAGGCCCAACGAAAGTGAGAGGAAGCAGGAATGTCACAGGACGCAGGCCGGTCGACGGGCGAACGCCCCCTCCAGCAGTCACTTCTGCGGGGCGCGCTGATGAAATGCCCGGCCTGTGGCGTCGGCTCGCTCTTCACACGCTATCTGAAGGTCGCCGATAACTGCTCCCATTGCGGCGAAGCTCTGCACCACCACCGGGCCGACGACGCGCCGGCCTATTTCACGATCGTCATTGTCGGCCATGTGATCGTCAGCCTCGTGCTGACGGTCGAAATGGCCTACCACCCGCCCCTTTGGCTTCACGCCGCCATTTGGCTGCCGATGACCATCCTGGTCGCGCTGGCGGTCCTTGCCCCCATGAAGGGCTTGCTGGTCTCGCTGCAGTGGGCGCTCCTGATGCACGGCTTCGATCCCGACCACAAAGAAGAGATCGGAGACCGGCTGGCGCCGCCGACCGCCTGAGCCCCGGCTCAGCTTGACTTCCGCACGCGAAACAGTAGGTTGCGCGCAACTTGACGCGGGCCCGATTGGGCCAGCGCACCCTATCCCGACAGATTCTATCCGAGGACGACAATGGCGAAGCCCGTCACCCAGAAGATCAAGCTCTTGAGCACCGCCGGCACCGGTTACTTCTATGTCACCAAGAAGAACCCGCGCAATCAGACCGAAAAGATGGTCTTCAAGAAGTACGACCCGGTCGTGCGCAAGCACGTCGAGTTCAAGGAATCCAAGATCAAGTAGCGCCCCGGGCCTGCCAAGTGTAAGGCGCGCCGATCTAGACGGCGCACTGGTCGCTACTGCGACCCACCACTAAATCCTTCAAGATGCTGGGGATGTTGGTCCGTCGTCGAGACGGTCCACCAAAGTGGTGGCCGGTCGAAACGCGGCGTTAACGAGGAGGCCACTCTACCGCACTCCGACCGGCCAAACCCCACGGACGCAGGAGATGCGGCGGACCTGAGCATTCCGCAGGGTTGTTCTGTTCACTGGTGGAAGGACGAAGCGATAGGCCACGCAGGCGGTTCCGCCTTGTGTCCCAATTCCGCTCGACGCCTTCCACACGGCGCATTTGGAACTAACTCAAAGCATAAAATCATCGGCAACGGGAACCAAATCAATCGTTGCCAATTGATTAATACGATAAAATCTCTGTTAGTGTAAAGCCTTAAGCTCAGACCCTCAGCCGAGGTGTCAAGACCGGCAAAGGGCCGGAAGCGCCTCTCCGGCACCCCGGACGGCCATTGCTCTCAAAGCCAAACTGATTCGGTCCGGGACGCCCCAGCCGGCCTCGAGGCACCAGGCCTCACGCAGCGTCGCCGACCACCCGGTTGCGCCCATCGCGTTTGGCGCAGTAGAGCGCTTGATCCGCGCGCTTGAGAATGAGTTCGGGCGTGTCTTCCTCGTATTCGAGCGCCGCCACCCCCATGCTTGCGGTCACGTTGACCGCTTTGTTCTGCGCGCCCGCGATAAAGGGTGCCGCGGCAATGCACTGCCGCAGGCGTTCGCCGACCAGATAGGCGCTTTCGAGTCCCGTGTCGGGCATGACGACAACGAACTCCTCACCGCCCAGCCGGCACGCAAGGTCGATACCCCGGATATTGCGCCGTAGCCGCAACGCCAGTTCCCGCAGGACATCGTCGCCCGCGTCATGCCCATGCGTATCGTTGATGACCTTGAAATGATCCACATCGATCAGCAGCACTGAAAGAGGCCGCCCCCGTTCAGCCGATTCCTCGAAGAGCGTCTCCAAGTGGCTGCTCAGATAGCGGCGATTATGGAGGGCCGTGAGGGGATCCAGCACCGCCATCTCGACAGTCTGCTCCAGCCGCGACCGCAAATAGTCCGTATACCGCTTCCGCTTTACCTGCGTGCGTACCCGCGCAAGGAGCTCGCTCGGGTTGACGGGACGCATGACATAGTCGTTGACACCCATGTCGAGACCGCGATGCAGACGCGCCTCCTCCCCGGGCTCAACAATCATCATGATCGGCAGATGCCGCGTGCGATCGAGCGAGCGAAGCTGGGAACATAGCCGCAGCCCATCGGCGTTCTGCAGGTTCAAACTGACGATGAGAAGGTCGAAGTCCCCACTCGGCGCGACGAGCAAGGCATGTGCCGGATCCACCATGTGGACGACGTCGTTGTCGGACTGCAGCGCCTCGACGATCCGCGTTGCGGCGCCTTCCCGGTCTTCGACCATGAGAACACGGCCATCGCACCCGGTGATGGCAACGTCCTCGCCCAGCATGGCCGGATAGCCCATCTGCTGCTCCGTCGATGCCCGCATGAGCATCTCATCGGTCAACAGCTTCAGACGCGCGAGATTCCTGACGCGGGTGATCAAAGCCAGATCATCGACCGGTTTGGTCAGAAAGTCGTCGGCGCCGGATTCGAGCGCTTTCAGCAAGTCGCTCGGATGATCGAGCGCCGTCACCATCACGATGGGAATATGCTGGGTCCGAAAATCGGACTTGAGCCTCTGGCAGACCTCGAAACCGTCCATGCCGGGCATCATGACATCGAGCAGGATGACGTCCGGCAGGTCCTGCCTGCAGATCTCAAGCGCATCGGCGCCACTCGACGCCGTCTGCACCGTGAAATATTCGGCCACGAGCCGCGCTTCGAGCAGCTTCAGATTGGCCAACATGTCGTCGACGATGAGGACCCGCGCGGTCATGAACTCTAACGCGCCTCTCCGATGAACTGCTTGACCGTGTCCAGGAACATCATCACGGAGATCGGCTTGGAGATGTAGGCCTCGCAGCCCCCTTCCCTGATCCGCTCCTCATCGCCCTTCATGGCGAAGGCCGTCACGGCAACGACGGGAATGGACCTCAGCTGGTCGTCTTCCTTCAGCCACTTCGTGACCTCGAGACCGGACACCTCGGGAAGCTGAATATCCATGAGGATGAGATCGGGATGGTGCTCGCGCGCGAGCTCCAGAGCCTCCACACCGTTGCGGGTCTGAAGCGTCTGATAGCCGTGTGCATCGAGGAGGTCATGGAAGAGCTTCATGTTGAGCTCGTTGTCCTCGACAATCAGAACTGTCTTCGTCATCGGCATCGGTCCCGGCGATTCTGTTCCGTCATGGTCGGCGACATAGCCACGATGCGCAGATAGGCTTCGCGCCGCGGGCGGCGCAGCGGGCGGCCGCATCAAAGACGCCATGGGCGCCTGCAGAAAACCACGGTTCGGCGCAGCTGCTTCCACGTATGTCGATCGTGTCCTCCAAAACATGGTTCCATCGCCCCTTTTGCTTCAGGGCAATATCCCATCGAACCCGTAACTAAACTCTGAAGCGGAACTGGAAATCGTGACGGTTCTTGATCATTTTCCGCCATTTACCGAGCATTAGGCCACGGCTTTTTCAGACCCCAACCGAACGCAATGTTCCGTACACGGACTATTTACACTTCTTTTCCTTTAAGTACTCGAGCGAGCTCAGCTTTCCCTCGACCGTGTATTCGCCATAGTCGATGAGCAGGTCGCGGCTGACGCCGTTCTCGTAGAGCCGAAAGTCGATCTGGTAGCTCGGGGTCAAGTCGCCAGCCGCCAGATCGAAATAGCCGATCGAGATGGGCCAGGAGGGCAATTCGTCGAGCTTCTCGTCCTGAGCGACCTTTTCGAGCCGGTCCGCGTCGCCGCCGGGTTTCACCATGCTTCCGATGAACGCGGTCGTATCGAAGACCCTCTGGCCCTTCTCCGTGCCGTCATAGACCTTCGCTTGGAAGACGCTCTGGCCGCTGGCCGCCCGCTCGATCAACGCGATGCTGTGCTGGGTCGGGAACAGAACGGGGCCGGAAAGGTTGAACTCTTCCGACTCAGGCTGCGTGAGCCTGACGGTGATGGCCCCGTCGGACCGGCCGCGGCTGGCCCGCCCGATGGTTGCTTCATCGAGCCGGTGGTTCAACCGCTGCGAGGAGTGAAACCGGAACGACTTCCCGTCGCCGGCCTCCCCGGTCGACGACCAGACATCGGCGAGGATCGTTTCGCCTTGCGTGTCGGTGATCTGGCTGACCAACCGCGTGTTGAGAGAGTAGCCGCGGCATGCAGACCCCGTGAATTCGAACACCATGCGGCCGTCATAGGCCGTGACACCGGAGCCGGAGCGCGCCTCGCCGAGCGACATTTCGTAGACCGCCCGATGGGGCGCCAAGTGGCTGGCCCCAATCGCCCAGCCTGATGGGACACCCCCATCGCGGCGCAAAAAACCAGGAAAGACAGCCAATAACTCTTGGCGCGGTTCATCTATTCGGCCTTCTGATGCTTGCCCGGAGGTCTGCAGCCGTTCTGGCCTGTCCGAGCCGTAATTCTTGTCACTATCGTTCCGGTCCGGCAAGGGCCCCGCCAGCGCTCTCGCCGGACTCCCGAAAACGAATTTCCCGGGCAAGCCTTGCAGGCTAAGGCTTTTTGCTCAACTGTGAGCGTAACGTCGGGTATGGGAGGAATCATGGCAGGAACGATCGAAGCACGGCTCCAACCTTGGACATCGCGCTGCCCGAGGCAAAGCCGCCGGTCGCCAGCTATGTGCCCTTCATCCACATGAACGGGCAGCTTCTGGTTTCCGGCCAACTCCCCATGCAGGACGGCGCGATTTCCGTCAAAGGCCAGCTCGGCGGCAACGTCTCATTGGAGGACGGGCAGGCTGCGGCGCGCCTCTGCGCGCTGAATATCATGGCCCAGGCCAAGCTGGCCCTGGGCGATCTCGACCGCATCACGCAACTCCTGCGCCTGAACGGTTTTGTCTGCGCCGCGCCCGAGTTCGGCGACCATCCCAAGGTCATCAACGGCGCATCGGATCTGTTCGTGGAGGTGTTCGGCGACAAGGGACGCCACACGCGCATTGCCGTCGGCTGCGCGAGCCTGCCACTGAACGCAGCCGTGGAGATCGATGCGGTATTTGCCATAGACTGATCGCGTCGAAGAGAGGACGCAAATGGGCGAGCTCTACTGGCTGAAGCGGCCGATCGCCCATCGCGGGCTGCACGACACCGCGCGGGGGATCGTCGAGAACAGCGCTTCGGCGGTGAAGGCGGCGATGCGGAAGGGCATTGCGGTCGAAGTCGATCTGCAGCGCGCGGCCGGCGACATGCCGGTCGTATTTCACGACGTGATGCTCGATCGCCTGACGAACGAAAGCGGTCCTGTCGCCGCGCGCGATGTCGAGGCCTTGCGCGCCATCCCCCTCAAAGACGGCGGCGGCGACCGAATCCTATCCTTGCCCGAACTCCTCGAACTCGTGGGCGACACCGTCCCGCTGGTGTTGGAGGTGAAGAACCACGGACAGGGAGACGGCGCCTTCGAGGCCAACATCGCCAAGCTGCTCGCCGGCTATCGGGGTCCCGTAGCGGTGATGTCCTTCGATCCCCACGCGGTCGCGGCCTTCCGGCGTCACGCGCCCGCCCTGCCCCGCGGCCTTGTCTCCTGCCGGTTCAACGACGAATTCTCCAAGACGCATCTTTCGACGCTGCAACGTTTCGCCATGCGGCATCTCCTCACATCCACCTTCGCACGCCCCCATTTTGTCGCGTACGATGTCAACGCGCTGCCGGCTGTCGCGCCGCTGCTCGCCAAATTCGCCGCCGGCCTGCCGTTGCTGGCATGGACCGTTCGCACCGAGGCGGAACTGGCGCACGCCCTGCGATATGCCGATGCGCCGATCTTCGAAGAGATCGCGCCCTAACGGCCGGCATTGGAAGGCCGGGGCGCGGGTCACAGAGCACGGCCGGATTGCCGGACATCATGGGCGGCATGGACACACCAGCGGAACGGAACGACCGAAACGCGCCGGACCACGGCGCGGGAGCGCCCCACGCGCACGGGAAAAACGCCCCGGAAGCGGTTGTGCGCATCGCAAGCCGCATTGCGGACGTGCGGGCGGACCAATGGGACGCATGCGCGATTGGCGACAGCGGTCTAGCAGAGCCCCCCAACCCCTTCGTCACCCATGCGTTTCTGAAAGCGCTCGAGGAGAGCGGGTCGGCCACGAGAGAGACCGGCTGGCTGCCCCAGCATCTGCTCTACGAGGACGACCAGGGCAGTCTGCTCGGTTGCATGCCCTGCTACCTGAAGGGCAATAGCCAGGGCGAGTACGTGTTCGACCACGGCTGGGCCGAAGCCTATATGCGCGCGGGCGGCGACTACTATCCGAAGCTCCAGGCGGCGGTGCCGTTCTCCCCGGTCCCAGGCCCGCGGCTGCTCGTCCGGAACTCTGATAGCCGACTGGAACGGCAGGCCTTGCTGCTGGAGGCGGGACGGACGCTGACGAACAGGCTCGGCGTGTCTTCGCTGCACATCACCTTCATGACGCGTGACGAGTGGCGGCTCGCGGGCGAACTCGGCTACCTGCAGCGGACCGACCAGCAGTTCCACTGGCACAATGACGGCTATAGAAGCTTCGACGACTTCTTGAGTGCGCTAGCCTCGCGCAAGCGCAAAGCCATCAAACGCGAACGCCGCGCGGCGCTCAGCGACGATATCGAGATCGAGTGGCTCACCGGGTCCGATCTCACTGAAGCCCACTGGGACGCGTTCTTCGCGTTCTACATGGATACCGGCGCGCGCAAATGGGGACGCCCCTATCTGACCCGCACAGCGTTCAGCCTCCTAACCGAGACCATGGCCGACCGGCTGCTGCTCGTCATGGCCAAGCGCGGCACGGATTATATCGCGGGCGCTCTCAACGTGATCGGCGCGGACACGCTCTATGGCCGCTATTGGGGCGCGCTCGAGAGCCACGACTTCCTGCATTTCGAAGTCTGTTACTACCAGGCCATCGACTACGCGATCGCCCACGGCCTCGCCCGCGTCGAGGCGGGCGCTCAAGGGGGCCACAAGCTGGCACGCGGCTATGTCCCCACCGAGACCTACAGCGCGCACTACATCGCCGATCCCCGGCTTAGAGCCCCCGTCGCCGACT
The nucleotide sequence above comes from Methyloceanibacter stevinii. Encoded proteins:
- a CDS encoding response regulator; protein product: MTKTVLIVEDNELNMKLFHDLLDAHGYQTLQTRNGVEALELAREHHPDLILMDIQLPEVSGLEVTKWLKEDDQLRSIPVVAVTAFAMKGDEERIREGGCEAYISKPISVMMFLDTVKQFIGEAR
- a CDS encoding RidA family protein, producing the protein MDIALPEAKPPVASYVPFIHMNGQLLVSGQLPMQDGAISVKGQLGGNVSLEDGQAAARLCALNIMAQAKLALGDLDRITQLLRLNGFVCAAPEFGDHPKVINGASDLFVEVFGDKGRHTRIAVGCASLPLNAAVEIDAVFAID
- a CDS encoding GNAT family N-acetyltransferase, which encodes MDTPAERNDRNAPDHGAGAPHAHGKNAPEAVVRIASRIADVRADQWDACAIGDSGLAEPPNPFVTHAFLKALEESGSATRETGWLPQHLLYEDDQGSLLGCMPCYLKGNSQGEYVFDHGWAEAYMRAGGDYYPKLQAAVPFSPVPGPRLLVRNSDSRLERQALLLEAGRTLTNRLGVSSLHITFMTRDEWRLAGELGYLQRTDQQFHWHNDGYRSFDDFLSALASRKRKAIKRERRAALSDDIEIEWLTGSDLTEAHWDAFFAFYMDTGARKWGRPYLTRTAFSLLTETMADRLLLVMAKRGTDYIAGALNVIGADTLYGRYWGALESHDFLHFEVCYYQAIDYAIAHGLARVEAGAQGGHKLARGYVPTETYSAHYIADPRLRAPVADYLQRERLAVAEENALLAAESPYRNDTAKRT
- a CDS encoding DUF983 domain-containing protein; this encodes MSQDAGRSTGERPLQQSLLRGALMKCPACGVGSLFTRYLKVADNCSHCGEALHHHRADDAPAYFTIVIVGHVIVSLVLTVEMAYHPPLWLHAAIWLPMTILVALAVLAPMKGLLVSLQWALLMHGFDPDHKEEIGDRLAPPTA
- a CDS encoding PleD family two-component system response regulator, which codes for MTARVLIVDDMLANLKLLEARLVAEYFTVQTASSGADALEICRQDLPDVILLDVMMPGMDGFEVCQRLKSDFRTQHIPIVMVTALDHPSDLLKALESGADDFLTKPVDDLALITRVRNLARLKLLTDEMLMRASTEQQMGYPAMLGEDVAITGCDGRVLMVEDREGAATRIVEALQSDNDVVHMVDPAHALLVAPSGDFDLLIVSLNLQNADGLRLCSQLRSLDRTRHLPIMMIVEPGEEARLHRGLDMGVNDYVMRPVNPSELLARVRTQVKRKRYTDYLRSRLEQTVEMAVLDPLTALHNRRYLSSHLETLFEESAERGRPLSVLLIDVDHFKVINDTHGHDAGDDVLRELALRLRRNIRGIDLACRLGGEEFVVVMPDTGLESAYLVGERLRQCIAAAPFIAGAQNKAVNVTASMGVAALEYEEDTPELILKRADQALYCAKRDGRNRVVGDAA
- a CDS encoding glycerophosphodiester phosphodiesterase family protein — encoded protein: MGELYWLKRPIAHRGLHDTARGIVENSASAVKAAMRKGIAVEVDLQRAAGDMPVVFHDVMLDRLTNESGPVAARDVEALRAIPLKDGGGDRILSLPELLELVGDTVPLVLEVKNHGQGDGAFEANIAKLLAGYRGPVAVMSFDPHAVAAFRRHAPALPRGLVSCRFNDEFSKTHLSTLQRFAMRHLLTSTFARPHFVAYDVNALPAVAPLLAKFAAGLPLLAWTVRTEAELAHALRYADAPIFEEIAP
- a CDS encoding cell envelope integrity EipB family protein codes for the protein MAPHRAVYEMSLGEARSGSGVTAYDGRMVFEFTGSACRGYSLNTRLVSQITDTQGETILADVWSSTGEAGDGKSFRFHSSQRLNHRLDEATIGRASRGRSDGAITVRLTQPESEEFNLSGPVLFPTQHSIALIERAASGQSVFQAKVYDGTEKGQRVFDTTAFIGSMVKPGGDADRLEKVAQDEKLDELPSWPISIGYFDLAAGDLTPSYQIDFRLYENGVSRDLLIDYGEYTVEGKLSSLEYLKEKKCK
- the rnr gene encoding ribonuclease R, which gives rise to MPSKKEVIEFLAGTTSKAGKREIARAFNIKGSDRIALKALLRDMADEGLIAGSRRKLSRPGVLPSVTVLEIVARDEDGEFIARPATWDDESGPMPKILMVEGSGNLVQVPGVGDRVLARLTPQKPDADYPYHARTIKKLPRTTSRSLLGIFRSLSDGRGVIDPIDKKQLKEWTVPKGATDEAGDGELVRFEIARSARYGVPTARIVARLGNPEAQQAISLIALHAHGIPDEFPPAAIAEADAAKEVDLGSRVDLRDVPLLTIDPVDARDHDDAVFAEADTGPDNEGGWIVIVAIADVAHYITPGSALDKEARKRGNSVYFPDRVVPMLPERISNELCSLKEGVPRPCLAVRMVFDKNGHKKSHRFLRGLMRSAASLSYEQAQAAIDGRTDDATDPLLETVLRPLWGAYASLSKARDARGPLELDLPERKILLDDKGRVRGIATPPRLDAHRLIEEFMIQANVAAAEALETKRSPLVYRIHDAPSKEKLVTLGEFLATIEMKLPKAGMLKPAQFNRILADTRKSPNAELVAEVVLRSQSQAEYSPRNLGHFGLNLRRYAHFTSPIRRYADLIVHRALIRAFGLGEGGLTDREIDELEEISGAISDTERRAMAAERDTVDRLIAAYLADRIGATFTAKVSGLVRSGLFVRLTETGADGFVPASAIGHEYFYHDEVRQALVGEDTGLAYQLGDPVEVRLVEAIPTAGALRFDMLSEGRKIASSKGRPRSRIADRSKMHQRGKPRGGRSRKRR
- the rpmG gene encoding 50S ribosomal protein L33, encoding MAKPVTQKIKLLSTAGTGYFYVTKKNPRNQTEKMVFKKYDPVVRKHVEFKESKIK